One part of the Amphiura filiformis chromosome 5, Afil_fr2py, whole genome shotgun sequence genome encodes these proteins:
- the LOC140153413 gene encoding ras-related protein Rab-20-like, with the protein MSTPVGQKKKADVKVVILGDAGVGKTTFIRRYVERQFTENVSTVGAAFIMKQWANRHIAIWDTAGEERFSGLSSFYCRDASAAIIAYDITDRRTFELLQERYLPLLEAAKEDCLLCVTAMKQDLLTDSNRAVPQEEAERFALQMNANRYRDTRNAPRRKPYFETSALSGQNVDEVFEFIFTTLFGRQGNSGNPAPRKGVINVDGSGGSGGRQSTGGCC; encoded by the exons ATGTCTACTCCAGTCGGACAAAAGAAAAAGGC TGATGTCAAGGTAGTCATTCTTGGTGATGCAGGAGTAGGGAAAACTACCTTTATTAGAAGATATGTTGAAAGGCAATTCACTGAAAATGTTTCT ACTGTTGGAGCAGCATTCATCATGAAGCAGTGGGCTAACCGTCACATTGCCATATGG GACACAGCTGGTGAGGAGAGGTTCTCAGGGCTAAGTTCTTTCTACTGTAGAGATGCATCAGCAGCTATCATAGCATATGATATAACAGATAGAAGGACATTTGAGTTGCTACAGGAGCGGTATCTGCCACTGCTAGAAGCCGCTAAAGAGGACTGCCTTCTCTGTGTTACTGCAATGAAACAAGATCTATTAACCGATTCAAATCGTGCTGTACCTCAAGAAGAAGCTGAGAGATTTGCTTTACAAATGAATGCAAATAGATACAGAGACACACGCAATGCACCCCGTCGTAAACCTTATTTTGAAACCAGCGCACTCTCAGGACAAAATGTAGATGAGGTTTTTGAATTCATATTTACAACTCTGTTTGGTAGGCAGGGTAATAGTGGGAATCCTGCGCCAAGGAAAGGTGTGATCAATGTTGATGGAAGTGGAGGAAGTGGAGGAAGACAGAGTACAGGAGGATGCTGTTGA